A part of Oncorhynchus clarkii lewisi isolate Uvic-CL-2024 chromosome 17, UVic_Ocla_1.0, whole genome shotgun sequence genomic DNA contains:
- the LOC139371034 gene encoding cyclic AMP-dependent transcription factor ATF-1-like isoform X1 — MEEVQNSNGAETQTVTIPTTITASQISQIAQQMSLGGSPVTVVQLPGGQFQVQGVIQSAQSSVIQSPQLQTVQGQGSDSDDSQDSSDSGASAQKTREILARRPSYRKILNELSAEEVASRNEGEDENPASSGMTTVTMPNTQTIYQTSSGQYITIAPNGAIQLASPGSEGLQGLQTLTMTNSGQQQGTTILQYAQTPDGQQILVPSNQVVVQSEYGFMTHDAGGEMQTYQIRTAPTAQQTVVMTSPVGISEQKSGDPTMKREIRLAKNREAARECRRKKKQYVKCLENRVAVLENQNKTLIEELKTLKDLYCVKTG, encoded by the exons ATGGAAGAGGTGCAGAACAGCAATGGCGCTGAGACACAGACTgtcaccatccccaccaccatcacAGCCTCCCAGATCTCCCAGATAGCCCAACAG ATGTCTCTGGGGGGCTCTCCTGTGACTGTGGTCCAGCTACCTGGGGGTCAGTTCCAGGTGCAGGGGGTGATCCAGTCGGCCCAGTCGTCTGTCATCCAGTCCCCACAGTTGCAGACTGTTCAG GGCCAGGGCTCAGACAGTGACGATTCCCAGGACTCCTCAGACAGTGGAGCCTCTGCCCAGAAAACCAGAGAGATACTGGCCAGACGGCCCTCCTACAG GAAGATCCTCAATGAGCTGTCTGCTGAGGAGGTGGCGTCACGGAATGAAGGAGAGGATGAAAACCCTGCTTCCTCTGGCATGACCACTGTGACAATGCCCAACACCCAGACAATCTACCAGACTAGTAGTGGCCAATACA tTACCATCGCCCCTAATGGTGCCATCCAGCTGGCCAGCCCTGGGTCAGAGGGTCTCCAGGGGTTACAGACTCTCACCATGACCAACTCAGGCCAACAACAGGGCACCACCATCCTACAGTACGCTCAGACGCCCGATGGACAGCAGATACTTGTGCCCAGCAACCAGGTGGTCGTACAGAGTGAGTATGGCTTCATGACTCACG ATGCAGGAGGAGAGATGCAGACGTACCAGATCCGCACGGCACCCACAGCGCAACAGACCGTGGTCATGACTTCCCCTGTAGGAATATCTGAACAAAAGAGTGGCGACCCCACCATGAAGAGAGAGATCCGCCTCGCcaagaacag GGAAGCTGCCCGTGAGTGTCGCAGGAAAAAGAAGCAATATGTCAAATGTCTGGAGAATCGTGTGGCGGTGCTGGAGAACCAAAACAAGACTCTCATTGAGGAACTCAAGACGTTAAAGGACCTGTACTGTGTCAAAACAGGATAA
- the LOC139371034 gene encoding cyclic AMP-dependent transcription factor ATF-1-like isoform X2, whose amino-acid sequence MEEVQNSNGAETQTVTIPTTITASQISQIAQQMSLGGSPVTVVQLPGGQFQVQGVIQSAQSSVIQSPQLQTVQGQGSDSDDSQDSSDSGASAQKTREILARRPSYRKILNELSAEEVASRNEGEDENPASSGMTTVTMPNTQTIYQTSSGQYITIAPNGAIQLASPGSEGLQGLQTLTMTNSGQQQGTTILQYAQTPDGQQILVPSNQVVVQNAGGEMQTYQIRTAPTAQQTVVMTSPVGISEQKSGDPTMKREIRLAKNREAARECRRKKKQYVKCLENRVAVLENQNKTLIEELKTLKDLYCVKTG is encoded by the exons ATGGAAGAGGTGCAGAACAGCAATGGCGCTGAGACACAGACTgtcaccatccccaccaccatcacAGCCTCCCAGATCTCCCAGATAGCCCAACAG ATGTCTCTGGGGGGCTCTCCTGTGACTGTGGTCCAGCTACCTGGGGGTCAGTTCCAGGTGCAGGGGGTGATCCAGTCGGCCCAGTCGTCTGTCATCCAGTCCCCACAGTTGCAGACTGTTCAG GGCCAGGGCTCAGACAGTGACGATTCCCAGGACTCCTCAGACAGTGGAGCCTCTGCCCAGAAAACCAGAGAGATACTGGCCAGACGGCCCTCCTACAG GAAGATCCTCAATGAGCTGTCTGCTGAGGAGGTGGCGTCACGGAATGAAGGAGAGGATGAAAACCCTGCTTCCTCTGGCATGACCACTGTGACAATGCCCAACACCCAGACAATCTACCAGACTAGTAGTGGCCAATACA tTACCATCGCCCCTAATGGTGCCATCCAGCTGGCCAGCCCTGGGTCAGAGGGTCTCCAGGGGTTACAGACTCTCACCATGACCAACTCAGGCCAACAACAGGGCACCACCATCCTACAGTACGCTCAGACGCCCGATGGACAGCAGATACTTGTGCCCAGCAACCAGGTGGTCGTACAGA ATGCAGGAGGAGAGATGCAGACGTACCAGATCCGCACGGCACCCACAGCGCAACAGACCGTGGTCATGACTTCCCCTGTAGGAATATCTGAACAAAAGAGTGGCGACCCCACCATGAAGAGAGAGATCCGCCTCGCcaagaacag GGAAGCTGCCCGTGAGTGTCGCAGGAAAAAGAAGCAATATGTCAAATGTCTGGAGAATCGTGTGGCGGTGCTGGAGAACCAAAACAAGACTCTCATTGAGGAACTCAAGACGTTAAAGGACCTGTACTGTGTCAAAACAGGATAA